A genomic segment from Pseudomonas sp. M30-35 encodes:
- a CDS encoding PAAR domain-containing protein: MIPTARLGDMHDCPITGHGKTAIVSASPDDQTNFLGAARVGDKCGCGAVITTGFPSILVNNRPLAYAGSRSSHGGTIVSGSPDTFGGFQSGGGASSDIVDFAQLGAIQSDGSVDDARMTTLLKNPNLMQQALVKEPSSVEASNALVEPVAKVQTQEPGFYIVPQSITAEGLETQLFTSPSSAVLDKFKTLNPNLGHAKAGEMIVLSDPNNQQCTREEALLMEAAAKVNASLESLTPEEADFMARHRDEIESFLAQGSTSIGIGVAIFAKHLEGVSNSLRSIDSLHQRSFQQYGHLRAPEFFAERQRLFSQLEMQLTSLTKKGIGFPDHPDLKSALGISSRSLVHHWTKAGAPGQIPGYATHTSGVARAAKYIKMGGWIGTTVGAGASYMKVQDVCTAGNTEECERVKFTETGAFAGTVLGGVGAAAFLTGATTGTICVALGVPTGGVGTLACGLVVVGAASLMAGSIGGRVGEDTAEIVYEATN; this comes from the coding sequence ATGATACCTACAGCACGACTCGGCGATATGCATGATTGCCCAATCACAGGCCACGGCAAAACAGCTATTGTTTCAGCCTCACCCGATGATCAAACCAACTTTCTCGGAGCCGCCCGAGTGGGTGATAAATGCGGCTGTGGTGCAGTGATCACAACGGGCTTTCCTTCTATTCTCGTCAACAATCGACCACTGGCCTATGCAGGGAGTCGTTCGAGTCACGGCGGCACCATTGTTTCAGGAAGCCCTGATACCTTCGGTGGCTTCCAGTCCGGCGGTGGCGCAAGCAGTGATATTGTTGACTTCGCTCAGCTCGGCGCTATCCAAAGCGACGGCTCGGTCGATGATGCGCGAATGACGACGCTTTTAAAGAATCCAAACCTAATGCAGCAAGCCTTGGTTAAAGAGCCATCGTCAGTCGAAGCGAGTAACGCTCTGGTTGAACCTGTAGCTAAGGTGCAAACCCAAGAGCCCGGTTTTTATATCGTTCCGCAAAGCATCACAGCAGAAGGACTTGAGACTCAACTCTTCACCTCGCCAAGCTCGGCTGTACTCGATAAGTTCAAGACGCTTAACCCAAATCTAGGCCACGCCAAAGCTGGCGAGATGATTGTGCTCAGCGACCCGAACAACCAGCAATGCACGCGTGAAGAAGCCTTGCTGATGGAGGCCGCCGCGAAGGTCAACGCCAGTTTGGAATCGCTGACGCCAGAGGAAGCGGACTTCATGGCGCGCCACCGTGACGAAATCGAGTCATTTCTTGCTCAAGGCTCAACATCGATTGGCATCGGTGTAGCAATATTTGCCAAGCATTTGGAGGGCGTGAGTAATTCACTTCGCAGCATCGATAGCTTGCACCAGCGATCCTTCCAACAATATGGGCACTTACGCGCCCCTGAGTTCTTCGCAGAGCGCCAGCGCTTGTTCAGCCAACTTGAAATGCAATTGACCTCATTAACCAAAAAAGGGATAGGCTTTCCAGATCATCCCGACCTCAAAAGCGCTTTAGGCATTTCGAGCCGAAGCCTGGTGCATCACTGGACGAAAGCCGGCGCACCAGGCCAAATCCCGGGTTATGCAACTCATACAAGCGGAGTCGCCCGAGCTGCAAAATACATAAAAATGGGCGGTTGGATCGGTACAACAGTTGGCGCTGGAGCTTCGTATATGAAGGTTCAGGATGTTTGTACAGCGGGTAATACGGAGGAGTGTGAACGAGTCAAATTTACTGAGACTGGGGCGTTTGCTGGCACAGTTTTGGGCGGCGTAGGTGCAGCGGCATTCTTGACGGGGGCTACCACAGGGACTATTTGTGTAGCTCTTGGAGTTCCGACAGGAGGTGTAGGGACGCTAGCGTGCGGCCTTGTGGTGGTCGGGGCTGCATCCTTAATGGCAGGAAGCATTGGTGGCCGAGTTGGTGAAGATACGGCGGAAATTGTTTATGAGGCCACTAACTGA
- the arsS gene encoding arsenosugar biosynthesis radical SAM (seleno)protein ArsS (Some members of this family are selenoproteins.) — protein MLPLLDRLAFPALTRGQLEALQVNLTYVCNQRCLHCHVNAGPTRTESMTDESLALLHQVIDAHPVHTLDLTGGAPEMHPRFREIVVHARREGLRVIDRCNLTILSEPGYEDLAQFLAENQVEISASMPCYSRDNVDKQRGDGVFDASIIGLQKLNALGYGKEGSGLILNLVYNPQGASLPPPQQALEADYKSHLVEDFGIVFNHLLTITNQPIARFGSTLVSKGQFNNYMQLLRDSYRAENVEGLMCRSLVSVDWQGYLYDCDFNQMLDLPLELQSQVISRQRPHLSDLLNATLAGNSIVTRDHCFACTAGQGSSCGGALNS, from the coding sequence ATGTTACCGCTGCTCGATCGCTTGGCTTTTCCTGCCTTAACCCGCGGTCAGCTCGAAGCTTTGCAGGTCAATCTAACGTATGTGTGCAATCAGCGTTGCCTGCATTGCCATGTCAACGCAGGGCCTACGCGTACTGAGTCAATGACTGATGAGAGCCTTGCGCTGCTGCATCAGGTGATTGATGCGCACCCTGTACATACGCTCGATTTGACCGGCGGTGCTCCGGAAATGCACCCACGCTTCCGTGAAATTGTCGTGCATGCGCGGCGTGAAGGGTTGCGGGTGATTGATCGCTGCAACCTGACGATTTTAAGCGAGCCTGGCTATGAGGATCTCGCGCAGTTTTTAGCCGAGAATCAGGTTGAAATCAGCGCGTCGATGCCTTGTTATTCCCGTGATAACGTCGACAAGCAGCGTGGTGACGGTGTTTTCGATGCCAGCATCATCGGTCTGCAAAAGCTCAATGCCCTGGGTTATGGCAAAGAAGGCAGTGGCTTGATCTTGAACCTGGTGTACAACCCGCAAGGCGCAAGCTTGCCACCGCCACAGCAAGCACTTGAGGCCGACTACAAAAGCCACCTTGTTGAAGATTTCGGCATTGTCTTTAACCACTTGCTAACCATCACCAACCAACCGATTGCCCGCTTTGGCAGCACGTTAGTGAGCAAAGGCCAGTTCAACAATTACATGCAATTACTGCGTGACAGCTATCGCGCTGAAAACGTTGAAGGCCTGATGTGTCGTTCTTTGGTCAGCGTAGATTGGCAAGGTTATTTATATGACTGCGACTTCAACCAGATGCTCGATTTACCACTTGAATTGCAAAGCCAGGTGATAAGCCGCCAGCGTCCGCACTTGAGTGACCTGCTTAACGCGACATTAGCTGGCAACAGTATCGTGACCCGTGATCATTGCTTCGCTTGCACGGCTGGACAAGGTTCCAGTTGCGGCGGCGCGCTCAATTCCTAA
- a CDS encoding redoxin domain-containing protein gives MSQLIPRQAVPALSVALMPEGQWTLNADAPKNFTLLVFYRGMHCPLCRKSLQELNGLVERYAALGVDVIALSTDSRERAERTQASWTIENVRLGYGLSIEAARSWGLFVSAGKSGSQEPEIFAEPGVFLVRPDGTLYMSSVNTMPFARPHFDELLGAAEYVINNNYPARGEA, from the coding sequence ATGAGTCAGTTGATCCCGCGCCAAGCTGTACCTGCGCTGAGTGTTGCCTTGATGCCTGAAGGCCAGTGGACGTTGAATGCCGATGCACCGAAAAACTTCACTTTGCTGGTGTTCTATCGCGGTATGCATTGCCCGCTGTGTCGCAAGTCATTGCAAGAACTCAATGGCCTGGTTGAGCGCTATGCCGCGTTGGGCGTAGATGTGATTGCGCTGTCGACCGATAGCCGTGAGCGTGCAGAGCGAACCCAAGCCAGCTGGACAATCGAGAATGTGCGATTGGGTTACGGCCTAAGTATCGAAGCGGCGCGTAGTTGGGGGTTGTTCGTTTCCGCGGGGAAATCGGGCTCACAAGAACCGGAGATATTTGCTGAACCGGGTGTGTTCCTGGTTCGCCCGGATGGCACCCTGTATATGTCGTCGGTTAACACCATGCCGTTTGCCCGTCCACATTTTGACGAGTTGCTCGGTGCGGCCGAGTACGTGATCAACAACAATTACCCGGCACGCGGCGAAGCCTGA
- a CDS encoding metallophosphoesterase: protein MELRAGRDCPLDYRLPAQAFAAQPLFSCETLYVVGGLYGNRQALAALQRRAQSEPQARVVCNGDVHWFDCDPQLFMQIEDGLSAYTLLRGNVETELGRDSDSGAGCGCAYPMSVDDSVVERSNAMQQQLNHTVQGLPGMAAQLAARPATAVVEVGGRRVAVSHGDEQSLAGWQCSREALSESERQQALDQWLQDCKCEVLATSHSCTAAAINLQHGAVINNGAAGMPNFSGGRYGVITRIATTPHAAALYRAERNGLFIEALALNYDHERFISDFDRQWPASSPAALSYRSRIQGQALLPVSSALLAGFSLCQSLCAMEALN from the coding sequence ATGGAATTACGCGCTGGTCGCGACTGCCCGCTGGACTACCGCCTGCCCGCGCAGGCGTTCGCTGCGCAGCCGCTGTTTAGCTGCGAGACGCTGTATGTAGTCGGTGGCTTGTATGGCAATCGTCAAGCCTTGGCAGCGCTACAGCGCCGGGCTCAATCCGAGCCGCAAGCGCGGGTAGTCTGCAACGGTGATGTGCACTGGTTTGATTGCGACCCCCAGCTGTTTATGCAGATCGAGGATGGTTTGAGTGCCTACACCTTGCTGCGCGGCAATGTTGAAACCGAACTCGGGCGCGACAGTGATAGCGGGGCGGGTTGTGGTTGTGCATATCCAATGTCGGTTGATGACAGCGTGGTCGAACGCTCGAATGCCATGCAACAGCAACTCAACCACACCGTGCAAGGTCTGCCCGGAATGGCTGCACAGCTAGCGGCGCGACCAGCAACTGCGGTGGTTGAAGTGGGCGGACGGCGTGTGGCTGTCAGTCATGGCGACGAGCAATCGCTGGCGGGCTGGCAGTGCTCGCGTGAGGCATTGAGTGAGTCTGAGCGGCAGCAGGCGTTGGATCAGTGGCTGCAAGACTGCAAGTGTGAAGTCTTGGCCACCAGCCATAGCTGCACTGCGGCTGCTATTAACCTGCAACATGGCGCCGTTATCAATAATGGCGCAGCGGGAATGCCGAACTTCAGCGGTGGTCGTTATGGTGTGATCACGCGCATTGCCACCACGCCACATGCAGCAGCGCTGTACCGCGCTGAGCGCAACGGTTTGTTTATCGAAGCCTTGGCGCTGAATTACGACCACGAACGATTTATCAGTGACTTCGATCGCCAGTGGCCGGCATCTAGCCCGGCGGCGCTGTCGTATCGCTCACGTATCCAAGGCCAGGCACTGTTACCGGTGTCGAGCGCTTTACTGGCGGGCTTTAGCCTGTGTCAAAGCCTATGCGCCATGGAGGCGCTTAACTAA
- a CDS encoding sodium:solute symporter codes for MQPNSALGLFFWGFLVLYGVLMVVLSPRAVTIGGFFHGEDNQGRSAAPWLLTSSIFISWIFAKSVTNAANLGASYGLIGGLAYATYWLAIPLTGFVIYRLRRKFAATGLVSFLSSHYGRGAALAFTAAILIRLFNEVWSNTAVVGGYYGDSGSAGFITAALLFTAVTLAYSLRGGLRSSILTDAAQAAIFVVALVWVLGLVLPQHSVAELASTSHWAFNGGVDLLLVAGLQVFSYGFHDPVMTDRGFISEEKTMRRAFVIAGVLGFFAILAFSLIGVHAQLSGLAASNNVPADLAKSMGVAALMVMTVVMVSAAGSTLDSTFSSLAKLAGRELPHLAGRDLGQKAIGVGMAVMVVFALLGNLPMIAGTDILKATTISGTMVIGLAPVFILHGVVKPTRLGFHLSFWCGLLSGLALSLGWIPQSWAIGDGDYALLLGTNFYGLILCTLGYLLPGLISRTPNATLTSTRN; via the coding sequence ATGCAACCCAACAGTGCTCTTGGCCTGTTTTTTTGGGGGTTTCTGGTGCTGTACGGGGTGTTGATGGTGGTGCTGTCACCGCGTGCCGTCACCATTGGTGGTTTTTTCCATGGTGAGGATAACCAAGGGCGTAGCGCGGCGCCTTGGCTACTGACCTCCAGTATTTTTATCAGCTGGATCTTCGCCAAGTCGGTGACCAATGCTGCCAACCTAGGCGCAAGCTACGGTTTGATCGGCGGTTTGGCCTACGCCACATACTGGCTGGCGATTCCGTTGACCGGCTTTGTGATTTACCGGCTGCGGCGCAAGTTTGCAGCAACCGGATTGGTCAGTTTTCTCAGCTCTCATTACGGTCGCGGTGCGGCATTGGCCTTCACCGCGGCGATATTGATTCGCCTGTTCAACGAGGTCTGGAGTAATACCGCGGTGGTTGGCGGCTATTATGGCGACTCAGGCAGCGCCGGGTTTATCACCGCCGCCTTGCTGTTTACTGCAGTCACTCTGGCCTACAGCCTACGCGGTGGCCTGCGCAGTTCGATCCTGACGGATGCGGCGCAAGCGGCAATCTTCGTCGTGGCCTTGGTTTGGGTGCTTGGCTTGGTACTGCCGCAGCACTCCGTCGCCGAATTAGCCAGTACCAGCCATTGGGCCTTTAATGGCGGCGTGGACTTACTCCTGGTCGCGGGCTTGCAAGTGTTTAGCTACGGCTTCCATGATCCGGTCATGACCGATCGAGGTTTTATCAGCGAAGAGAAAACCATGCGCCGGGCTTTTGTCATCGCTGGCGTATTGGGCTTTTTCGCGATTCTCGCCTTCAGCTTGATTGGCGTCCACGCGCAACTCTCGGGACTGGCTGCATCCAACAATGTGCCGGCTGATCTCGCTAAGTCGATGGGCGTCGCCGCGTTGATGGTCATGACCGTGGTTATGGTTTCCGCCGCAGGCTCAACCCTGGATTCAACCTTCTCCAGCCTGGCCAAACTGGCGGGCCGCGAATTGCCACATTTGGCCGGGCGCGATCTTGGCCAGAAAGCGATTGGCGTCGGTATGGCGGTGATGGTGGTGTTTGCCCTGCTCGGCAACCTGCCAATGATCGCGGGGACCGACATTCTCAAAGCCACTACGATCAGCGGCACCATGGTGATCGGTCTGGCGCCGGTGTTTATTCTTCACGGCGTAGTCAAACCGACGCGTCTTGGGTTCCACCTGAGCTTTTGGTGCGGCCTGTTGTCGGGCCTTGCATTGAGCCTTGGCTGGATACCGCAAAGCTGGGCAATCGGCGACGGCGACTATGCATTGTTACTGGGCACCAATTTTTATGGGCTGATTCTCTGTACGCTGGGGTATCTATTACCCGGGCTTATCTCCAGGACGCCCAACGCTACACTCACTTCGACAAGGAATTAA
- the gabD gene encoding NADP-dependent succinate-semialdehyde dehydrogenase — MQLQDTQLFRQQAYIDGAWLDADSGQTIKVTNPATGETLGTVPKMGAAETRRAIEAADRALPAWRALTAKERANKLRRWYELLIENQDDLGRLMTLEQGKPLAEAKGEIAYAASFIEWFAEEAKRIYGDVIPGHQPDKRLIVIKQPIGVTAAITPWNFPAAMITRKAGPALAAGCTMVIKPASQTPFSALALVVLAERAGIPKGVLSVVTGSAGDIGGELTSNPIVRKLSFTGSTEIGRQLMAECAKDIKKVSLELGGNAPFIVFDDADLDAAVEGAIVSKYRNNGQTCVCANRLYVQDSVYDAFADKLKAAVAKLNIGDGLTEGTTTGPLIDEKAVAKVQEHIEDAVSKGAKVLTGGKPHSKGGTFFEPTILVDVPLNAAVAKEETFGPLAPLFRFKDEAEVIAMSNDTEFGLASYFYARDMSRVFRVAEALEYGMVGVNTGLISNEVAPFGGIKASGLGREGSKYGIEDYLEIKYLCLSV, encoded by the coding sequence ATGCAATTGCAAGACACTCAGCTATTTCGTCAGCAGGCTTATATTGATGGTGCCTGGTTGGACGCGGATAGCGGCCAAACCATTAAGGTGACTAATCCGGCAACCGGCGAGACCTTGGGTACTGTGCCAAAGATGGGTGCCGCAGAAACGCGCCGTGCGATCGAAGCCGCTGACCGGGCATTACCGGCTTGGCGTGCGCTGACTGCCAAAGAGCGCGCTAACAAGCTGCGCCGTTGGTACGAGTTGTTGATCGAGAATCAGGATGACCTGGGTCGCCTGATGACACTGGAGCAGGGCAAGCCATTAGCTGAGGCTAAAGGTGAGATTGCTTACGCGGCCTCGTTTATTGAGTGGTTCGCGGAAGAAGCCAAGCGCATTTATGGTGATGTGATTCCTGGGCATCAGCCAGACAAGCGTCTGATCGTGATAAAGCAGCCGATTGGTGTGACTGCGGCTATTACTCCGTGGAACTTCCCGGCTGCGATGATCACCCGTAAAGCGGGGCCAGCGCTGGCTGCTGGTTGCACAATGGTGATCAAACCTGCTTCGCAAACGCCTTTCTCGGCGTTGGCGCTGGTGGTATTGGCTGAACGTGCGGGTATCCCTAAAGGTGTGCTGAGTGTAGTTACCGGCAGTGCTGGCGATATCGGCGGCGAGCTGACCAGCAACCCAATCGTGCGCAAGTTGTCGTTCACCGGCTCGACTGAAATTGGTCGTCAACTGATGGCTGAGTGCGCCAAAGACATCAAGAAGGTGTCGCTGGAGCTCGGCGGTAACGCGCCGTTTATCGTGTTTGATGACGCCGATCTCGACGCTGCTGTTGAAGGTGCGATCGTTTCCAAGTACCGCAACAACGGCCAGACTTGTGTCTGCGCCAACCGTTTGTATGTACAGGATAGCGTTTACGATGCCTTCGCTGACAAGCTCAAGGCTGCAGTTGCCAAGCTGAATATCGGTGATGGCCTGACTGAAGGCACCACCACTGGCCCGTTGATCGACGAGAAAGCCGTGGCCAAGGTGCAAGAGCACATCGAAGACGCAGTCAGCAAAGGCGCCAAGGTGCTTACTGGCGGCAAGCCGCACAGCAAGGGCGGTACGTTCTTTGAGCCAACCATTCTGGTTGATGTGCCGCTTAACGCTGCTGTCGCTAAAGAGGAAACCTTTGGTCCGTTGGCACCACTGTTCCGCTTTAAAGATGAAGCTGAAGTGATCGCCATGTCCAATGACACCGAGTTTGGCTTGGCCTCGTACTTCTATGCCCGTGACATGAGCCGTGTGTTCCGTGTTGCTGAAGCGTTGGAATATGGCATGGTCGGCGTCAACACCGGTTTGATCTCGAACGAGGTTGCGCCATTCGGTGGCATCAAGGCTTCTGGCCTGGGCCGTGAAGGTTCCAAGTACGGTATTGAAGACTATCTGGAAATCAAATACCTGTGCCTGAGCGTCTAA
- a CDS encoding FAD-dependent oxidoreductase: protein MNTRKILLMGVILALLGSFFVFDLGQYLSLDALKAQQASLNAQVSAQPLLAAGAFFVIYVAVTALSLPGAALMTLLGGALFGLGEGLLLVSFSSAMGATLAMLSSRFLLRDWVQKRFGKRLASIDQGIEREGAFYLFALRLVPLFPFFLINLAMGLTRLPARTFWWVSQLGMLPGTLVYVNAGRELGKIDSLSGILSPGLIGAFVLLGIFPIIARKLLGLIQARRIYKNWIRPDSFDRNLVVVGAGSGGLVSAYIAAAVKAKVSLIEKHKMGGDCLNTGCVPSKALLRSAKFNAELKKADALGFRAAHAEIDFPAVMERVQRVISDIEPHDSVERYTGLGVEVITGEAKITSPWTVEVNGQTLSARSMIIAAGARPLVPNIPGIDQVQMYTSDTVWNLRQQPRWMLVLGGGPIGCELAQAFQRLGSQVIQVELADRLLPREDADASEQVCNSLRNDGVDVRLQHKAERFELVDGEQRMIARRMDTGEEVTIAFDCLLLALGRVANVSGYGAEDLDLTVRPNGTLETDEYLATRFPNIYAVGDVTGPYQFTHVAAHQAWFAAVNSLFSGFKRFKVDYRVIPYCTFTSPEVARVGLSETEAKAQDVVYEVTRYEIDDLDRAIADEAAHGFVKVLTVPGKDRILGVSIVGEHAGELLAEYVLAMKHNLGLNKILGTTHSYPTMAEANKFAAGEWKRAHAPQGLLRWVEKFHGWRRG, encoded by the coding sequence ATGAATACCCGCAAAATATTGTTAATGGGCGTGATCCTGGCGCTGCTCGGTAGTTTCTTTGTTTTCGACTTGGGCCAATACCTGAGCCTGGACGCGCTTAAAGCTCAGCAGGCATCACTGAATGCGCAGGTCTCGGCACAGCCGCTGCTGGCAGCGGGTGCCTTCTTTGTTATTTATGTCGCGGTGACCGCATTGTCGTTGCCCGGTGCAGCGTTGATGACCCTGCTCGGCGGTGCATTGTTTGGGCTCGGGGAAGGCTTGCTGCTGGTCTCATTTTCCTCGGCCATGGGCGCTACATTGGCCATGCTCAGCAGCCGCTTCTTGCTGCGTGACTGGGTGCAAAAGCGCTTCGGCAAACGTTTGGCGAGTATTGATCAAGGGATTGAACGTGAAGGTGCGTTCTACTTGTTCGCTTTGCGACTGGTGCCGCTGTTCCCATTCTTTCTGATCAATCTGGCCATGGGCCTGACCCGCCTACCGGCACGCACGTTCTGGTGGGTCAGCCAATTGGGCATGTTGCCAGGCACGCTGGTCTACGTGAACGCCGGCCGTGAGCTGGGCAAAATTGACTCGCTGAGTGGAATTCTCTCACCGGGTTTGATCGGTGCATTTGTGCTGCTCGGTATTTTCCCGATTATCGCGCGCAAGTTGCTTGGCTTGATTCAGGCCCGGCGCATCTACAAGAACTGGATTCGTCCAGATTCTTTCGATCGCAATCTAGTGGTGGTTGGCGCAGGTTCTGGCGGCTTGGTCAGCGCTTATATTGCGGCGGCGGTGAAAGCCAAAGTCAGCTTGATCGAAAAGCACAAAATGGGCGGCGATTGCCTGAATACAGGCTGCGTGCCGTCGAAGGCGTTATTGCGTTCGGCCAAGTTTAACGCTGAGTTGAAAAAAGCGGATGCGTTAGGTTTTCGCGCGGCACATGCTGAAATTGACTTCCCGGCGGTGATGGAGCGCGTACAGCGGGTTATCAGTGATATTGAGCCACACGACTCAGTTGAACGTTACACCGGCCTGGGCGTTGAAGTGATTACCGGCGAGGCAAAAATTACTTCGCCGTGGACAGTTGAAGTCAACGGTCAGACATTGAGTGCACGCAGCATGATCATTGCCGCTGGTGCACGGCCTCTGGTACCAAATATTCCAGGGATTGATCAGGTGCAGATGTACACCTCTGACACCGTCTGGAATTTGCGTCAGCAACCACGGTGGATGTTGGTGTTGGGCGGCGGGCCAATTGGTTGTGAGCTGGCGCAGGCGTTTCAGCGTTTGGGCAGCCAAGTGATTCAGGTTGAACTGGCTGACCGTTTGCTGCCGCGAGAAGATGCGGATGCCAGCGAGCAGGTATGCAATAGCCTGCGTAACGATGGCGTCGATGTGCGCTTGCAGCATAAAGCCGAGCGCTTCGAGTTGGTTGACGGCGAGCAACGTATGATTGCGCGGCGCATGGATACGGGTGAGGAAGTCACCATCGCGTTCGACTGCCTGTTGTTGGCGTTGGGCCGGGTGGCGAATGTCAGCGGTTATGGCGCTGAAGACCTCGATCTGACGGTACGCCCAAACGGTACGCTGGAAACCGATGAATACCTCGCTACGCGCTTCCCTAATATATACGCGGTGGGCGATGTAACCGGGCCTTACCAGTTCACTCATGTGGCTGCGCATCAGGCCTGGTTCGCGGCGGTTAATTCACTGTTCAGCGGTTTTAAGCGGTTTAAAGTGGATTATCGGGTGATTCCGTATTGCACCTTCACCTCGCCAGAAGTCGCAAGGGTGGGTTTGTCCGAGACTGAGGCTAAAGCACAGGATGTAGTCTATGAAGTCACCCGTTATGAGATTGATGATCTCGACCGCGCGATTGCGGATGAAGCTGCACATGGTTTTGTCAAAGTTCTCACTGTGCCGGGTAAAGACCGCATTCTTGGCGTCAGCATTGTTGGTGAGCATGCCGGTGAGTTGTTGGCTGAATATGTGCTGGCGATGAAGCACAATCTGGGTTTGAACAAGATTCTCGGCACCACGCACAGCTATCCAACCATGGCCGAGGCGAATAAATTCGCCGCAGGTGAATGGAAGCGTGCCCATGCGCCGCAAGGCCTGTTACGTTGGGTTGAGAAATTCCATGGCTGGAGGCGCGGTTGA
- the gabT gene encoding 4-aminobutyrate--2-oxoglutarate transaminase, which yields MSKTNESLMQRRTAAVPRGVGQIHPIFAEKAENATVTDVEGREFIDFAGGIAVLNTGHLHPKIVAAVQEQLTKLSHTCFQVLAYEPYVEVCEKINAKVPGDFDKKTLLVTTGSEAVENAVKIARAATGRAGVIAFTGGYHGRTMMTLGLTGKVVPYSAGMGLMPGGVFRAQYPCEIHDVSTDDAIASIERIFKNDAEPKDIAAIIIEPVQGEGGFYVAPKDFMKRLRALCDQHGILLIADEVQTGAGRTGTFFAMEQMGVVPDLTTFAKSIAGGFPLAGVCGKAEYMDAIAPGGLGGTYAGSPIACAAALAVMEVFEEENLLDRSKAVGERLVAGLKAIQAKHNSIGDVRALGSMIAIELFEGGDHHKPAAALVGQVVAKARDKGLILLSCGTYGNVLRVLVPLTAEDELLDKGLAIIAECFDELA from the coding sequence ATGAGCAAGACTAACGAATCATTGATGCAACGCCGTACCGCTGCAGTTCCACGTGGCGTTGGCCAGATCCATCCGATTTTCGCTGAGAAAGCAGAAAACGCGACGGTAACTGATGTTGAAGGGCGCGAGTTCATCGATTTCGCGGGCGGTATTGCGGTGCTTAACACCGGCCACCTGCATCCAAAAATCGTTGCAGCTGTTCAAGAGCAGTTGACCAAGCTTTCCCACACCTGCTTCCAAGTGTTGGCCTACGAGCCGTACGTTGAAGTGTGCGAGAAGATCAACGCCAAGGTGCCGGGTGATTTCGACAAGAAAACATTGCTGGTCACCACCGGTTCTGAAGCCGTAGAAAACGCGGTGAAGATTGCTCGCGCCGCAACTGGCCGTGCAGGTGTTATCGCCTTCACTGGCGGTTACCACGGTCGCACCATGATGACGCTGGGTCTGACCGGCAAGGTGGTACCGTACTCGGCAGGCATGGGCCTGATGCCGGGCGGTGTATTCCGTGCACAGTATCCGTGCGAGATCCACGATGTGAGCACTGATGATGCGATCGCCAGTATCGAGCGCATCTTCAAGAACGACGCTGAGCCAAAAGACATCGCTGCAATCATCATCGAGCCTGTTCAGGGTGAAGGTGGTTTCTACGTTGCGCCGAAAGATTTCATGAAGCGTCTGCGCGCATTGTGCGACCAGCACGGCATTCTGTTGATCGCTGACGAAGTACAAACCGGCGCTGGCCGTACCGGCACCTTTTTCGCGATGGAGCAGATGGGTGTTGTGCCAGACCTGACCACTTTCGCCAAGTCGATCGCTGGCGGTTTCCCGCTGGCTGGCGTGTGTGGCAAAGCTGAATACATGGACGCTATCGCTCCAGGCGGTCTGGGCGGCACTTATGCCGGTAGCCCGATTGCTTGTGCAGCGGCTCTGGCGGTCATGGAAGTGTTTGAAGAAGAAAACCTGCTGGATCGCAGCAAGGCAGTCGGCGAGCGTTTGGTTGCTGGCCTCAAGGCTATCCAGGCCAAGCACAACTCCATCGGTGATGTGCGTGCGCTGGGCTCGATGATCGCCATTGAGCTGTTTGAAGGCGGTGATCACCACAAACCAGCCGCTGCATTGGTTGGCCAAGTGGTTGCGAAAGCCCGCGACAAGGGTTTGATCCTGCTGTCGTGCGGTACTTACGGCAACGTGTTGCGCGTGCTGGTGCCGCTGACTGCAGAGGATGAGCTGCTGGATAAAGGCTTGGCGATTATCGCTGAGTGTTTTGACGAACTGGCGTAA